A stretch of Victivallis lenta DNA encodes these proteins:
- the argH gene encoding argininosuccinate lyase → MALWGGRFSSETRNEVTQYSESISFDQRLYHFDIAGSKAHVTMLAEQGIIPAETAKAIREELDRIERRIDAGEFRYDIAMEDIHMHIESALIEALGAEGARVHSARSRNDQVALDIRLYLRSEVDSLIAELRHFQRALVAQADAHPRTVMPGFTHLQHAQPVLFAHHLLAYVEMLDRDAERLAGCRERINVMPLGSGAIAGSTLPINRERVCEELGFSRVTRNSMDAVADRDFAIELVSDLAIFAMHTSRLSEDLILWCSQEFDFIELDDAFCTGSSLMPQKKNPDVCELTRGKTARVYGALTALLTMCKGLPLTYNRDLQEDKVAIFDALDTVKMILKVYPPMIETMKLKEEKMLAAASDPALMATDIAEKLVELGVPFRTAHHRVGAFVKYCREHGKALDEVTLGEMKETIPEATPEFLTLFDPVASVAKRNITGGTGFEQVAKQLDFWKKSLEF, encoded by the coding sequence ATGGCACTTTGGGGCGGCAGGTTCAGTTCGGAAACCAGAAACGAGGTAACGCAGTATTCCGAATCGATCTCTTTCGATCAGCGGCTTTACCACTTCGATATCGCCGGCAGCAAGGCCCACGTAACCATGCTGGCCGAACAGGGAATCATTCCGGCGGAAACCGCGAAGGCGATCCGGGAAGAACTCGACCGGATCGAGCGCCGCATCGACGCCGGGGAGTTCCGCTACGACATCGCGATGGAAGACATCCACATGCACATCGAAAGCGCGCTCATCGAAGCGCTCGGGGCAGAGGGCGCGCGCGTTCACTCCGCCCGCAGCCGCAACGACCAGGTCGCGCTCGACATCCGGCTCTACCTGCGCAGCGAAGTCGACTCCCTGATCGCGGAACTCCGCCATTTTCAGCGGGCGCTGGTCGCGCAGGCCGACGCCCATCCGCGCACGGTCATGCCCGGCTTCACGCACCTGCAGCACGCGCAGCCGGTGCTTTTCGCGCACCATCTGCTCGCCTACGTCGAGATGCTCGACCGCGACGCGGAACGGCTCGCCGGCTGCCGCGAACGGATCAACGTCATGCCGCTCGGCTCCGGCGCGATCGCCGGCAGCACACTGCCGATCAACCGCGAGCGGGTCTGCGAGGAACTCGGCTTCAGCCGGGTCACCCGCAACAGCATGGACGCCGTCGCCGACCGCGACTTCGCAATCGAGCTCGTTTCGGACCTCGCGATCTTCGCCATGCACACGAGCCGCCTGTCGGAGGACCTGATCCTCTGGTGCAGCCAGGAGTTCGACTTCATCGAACTCGACGACGCGTTCTGCACCGGCTCGTCACTGATGCCGCAGAAGAAGAATCCGGATGTCTGCGAGCTGACCCGCGGCAAGACCGCCCGCGTCTACGGGGCGCTCACCGCGCTCCTCACCATGTGCAAGGGGCTGCCGCTGACCTACAACCGCGACCTGCAGGAAGACAAGGTTGCGATCTTCGACGCGCTCGATACGGTCAAGATGATCCTGAAGGTCTACCCGCCGATGATCGAAACCATGAAACTCAAAGAGGAGAAGATGCTTGCGGCAGCGAGCGACCCGGCGCTCATGGCGACCGACATCGCCGAAAAACTCGTCGAGCTCGGCGTGCCGTTCCGCACCGCGCACCACCGCGTCGGCGCCTTCGTCAAATACTGCCGCGAGCACGGCAAGGCGCTCGACGAAGTCACCCTCGGCGAGATGAAGGAGACGATCCCCGAAGCGACGCCGGAATTCCTGACCCTCTTCGACCCGGTCGCCAGCGTCGCCAAGCGGAACATCACCGGCGGAACCGGCTTCGAGCAGGTCGCAAAACAGCTTGATTTCTGGAAAAAATCGCTTGAATTCTGA
- the rpsB gene encoding 30S ribosomal protein S2, whose translation MAKISINDLLEAGCHFGHQTRRWNPKMKEYVYGAKNGISIIDLTKTMYQIAAACNFLQRVVANGGDILFVGTKRQIRELVKNLAEETGMFHVSERWLGGTLTNNVTIRKSITKMADIDKMLESDSAKGMKKKEIAGLARRAEKLHRDLDGIAAMKRLPAALVVIDVCNELNAVREANKLNIPIVAIVDTNGDPSLVDYPVAANDDAVKSVQVITGLFSEAVKIAKEIHQKKVAEERDAAEAAKKLAQEKADDDEKADKESKPRRRAPRKDEAKEVKAEAKPAEKSEAKAE comes from the coding sequence ATGGCGAAGATTTCGATCAACGACCTGTTGGAAGCCGGATGTCACTTCGGTCACCAGACCCGTCGCTGGAACCCGAAAATGAAAGAGTATGTCTACGGGGCGAAGAACGGCATTTCGATCATCGACCTGACCAAGACCATGTACCAGATCGCGGCAGCCTGCAACTTTCTGCAGCGCGTGGTGGCGAACGGCGGAGACATCCTCTTCGTCGGCACGAAGCGCCAGATCCGCGAACTCGTGAAGAACCTCGCCGAGGAGACCGGCATGTTCCACGTCTCCGAGCGCTGGCTCGGCGGCACGCTGACCAACAACGTCACGATCCGCAAGAGCATCACGAAGATGGCCGACATCGACAAGATGCTGGAGTCCGACAGCGCGAAGGGCATGAAGAAGAAAGAGATCGCGGGGCTCGCCCGCCGAGCTGAAAAGCTCCATCGCGACCTCGACGGCATCGCCGCGATGAAGCGCCTGCCGGCCGCTCTCGTCGTCATCGACGTCTGCAATGAGCTCAACGCGGTCCGTGAAGCGAACAAGCTCAATATTCCGATCGTCGCGATCGTCGATACAAACGGCGACCCGTCGCTGGTCGACTACCCCGTCGCTGCGAATGACGACGCGGTGAAGTCGGTTCAGGTCATCACCGGGCTCTTCTCCGAAGCGGTCAAGATCGCGAAGGAGATCCACCAGAAGAAGGTCGCCGAGGAGCGCGACGCCGCCGAAGCCGCGAAGAAGCTGGCTCAGGAGAAGGCCGACGACGACGAAAAGGCCGACAAGGAGAGCAAGCCCCGCCGCCGCGCCCCGCGCAAGGACGAGGCCAAAGAAGTGAAGGCGGAAGCGAAGCCGGCCGAAAAGAGCGAAGCGAAGGCCGAGTAA
- the tsf gene encoding translation elongation factor Ts, with amino-acid sequence MQITAKMVQDLREKTGAGMMDCKKALTAADGDMELAIENLRKSGAAKAEKKSGRSTNQGKVLTAIDGNKASIVEVLCETDFAAKTDKFIDMVNKFAADMLNMPGNGDISAAVQEAEKSALTDQIGVIGENMQIRRAVKWEGGERYVSYHHDGGRVSVLVEVEGESDPAILNDICLHIAAFRPSYITENDVPAEVIEKEKEIAAAADPKLKDKPAAMLDKILSGKIRKFFSEVCLVDQPWVRDDKTTLAKLRPNCKVTRFVRWEVGEEL; translated from the coding sequence ATGCAAATCACCGCGAAAATGGTTCAGGACCTCCGGGAGAAGACCGGAGCCGGCATGATGGACTGCAAGAAGGCGCTCACCGCCGCCGACGGCGACATGGAGCTGGCGATTGAAAACCTGCGCAAATCCGGCGCCGCGAAGGCGGAGAAGAAGTCGGGCCGCAGCACGAATCAGGGCAAAGTCCTGACCGCCATCGACGGAAACAAGGCTTCGATCGTCGAAGTTCTCTGTGAGACCGACTTTGCGGCCAAGACCGATAAATTCATCGACATGGTCAACAAGTTCGCCGCCGACATGCTGAATATGCCGGGCAACGGCGACATCAGCGCCGCGGTTCAGGAAGCCGAAAAGAGCGCGCTGACCGACCAGATCGGGGTCATCGGCGAAAACATGCAGATCCGCCGTGCCGTGAAGTGGGAAGGCGGCGAACGTTATGTGAGCTACCACCATGACGGCGGCCGCGTCTCGGTTCTGGTCGAAGTCGAAGGCGAGAGCGATCCGGCGATTCTGAACGACATCTGCCTGCATATCGCGGCTTTCCGCCCGAGCTACATCACCGAAAACGATGTCCCGGCGGAAGTCATCGAGAAGGAAAAAGAGATCGCGGCGGCGGCTGATCCGAAGCTGAAGGACAAGCCGGCGGCGATGCTGGACAAGATCCTGTCCGGCAAGATCCGCAAGTTCTTCAGCGAGGTCTGCCTCGTCGATCAGCCGTGGGTCCGCGACGACAAGACCACGCTGGCGAAGCTCCGGCCGAACTGCAAGGTCACGCGCTTCGTCCGCTGGGAAGTCGGCGAAGAGCTGTAA
- a CDS encoding AraC family transcriptional regulator, with protein MLSFSIYYILYRNLCQKKEEKSIIDRINRYSDLLNRLHPESCLVWCGEWPAGRIEPNRRLYDYELVYVAGGKGYVATGEESHYCEAGSLLVIPPGVVHFSRAETRIRRWCIHFDWYGECLAQRELEHPYLFLDDEAAYREELAAAPPPPELGLVLPCHIRLGVEKREPFLELLRAFFTEVPDCPAAAVRRRGLLWEILAHTLEQPAAGALPHNINTLFFQAKCRLDREFRDPALEVGEIARSLRITPNHLLKLFRRETGMPTQDYLILRRLRHAENLLLSTRLSIGEIAEQSGFLDANYFARLFRRRHGCAPREFRSGSPPFRD; from the coding sequence TTGCTATCTTTCAGCATTTATTATATATTATACCGGAATCTCTGCCAAAAAAAAGAGGAGAAATCTATTATTGATAGGATAAATCGATACTCTGACCTGCTGAATCGGCTGCATCCGGAGAGCTGCCTCGTCTGGTGCGGGGAGTGGCCTGCCGGACGAATTGAACCGAATCGGCGGCTCTACGATTATGAGCTGGTCTATGTCGCGGGCGGGAAGGGGTATGTCGCAACTGGCGAAGAGAGCCATTACTGCGAAGCGGGATCACTTCTGGTCATTCCGCCCGGTGTGGTTCATTTCTCCCGGGCCGAGACGAGGATCCGGCGCTGGTGCATCCATTTCGACTGGTACGGGGAGTGTCTGGCGCAGAGGGAGCTGGAACACCCCTACCTCTTTCTCGATGATGAAGCGGCGTATCGGGAGGAGCTGGCGGCCGCGCCGCCGCCGCCGGAACTCGGCCTTGTTCTGCCGTGCCACATCCGGCTCGGAGTGGAAAAGCGCGAACCGTTCCTGGAACTGCTGCGTGCGTTCTTTACGGAGGTGCCGGACTGTCCCGCCGCTGCCGTGCGTCGCCGGGGACTGCTCTGGGAAATTCTCGCACATACGCTCGAACAGCCCGCTGCCGGAGCTCTGCCGCACAATATCAATACCCTCTTTTTTCAGGCCAAATGCAGGCTGGACCGGGAGTTCCGCGATCCGGCCCTGGAAGTGGGCGAAATCGCACGTTCTCTCCGCATTACGCCGAACCATCTGCTGAAACTCTTCCGGCGCGAAACCGGCATGCCAACCCAGGATTACCTGATTTTGCGTCGACTGCGGCATGCGGAGAATCTCCTGCTCTCGACTCGGCTTTCGATCGGGGAAATCGCGGAGCAGTCCGGCTTCCTCGACGCAAATTATTTTGCCCGGCTCTTCCGGCGCCGGCACGGTTGCGCTCCGCGTGAGTTCCGCAGCGGTTCGCCGCCGTTCCGCGACTGA
- a CDS encoding beta-galactosidase, giving the protein MKTLFDCYSRILIDNHITDLRPEYMAKFDPEHYAAMIRLAGIESAMVYASDHNGNCYYPSKVGHVHASCRGRDLFGETVKRLAGAGIVPVAYHTLVYQNEPAARHPEWRIRSITGEEPSGRYRFCCPNHPEYREFCRQQIAEILAYDVAGIFLDMTFWPQICACSSCRAKYGAPLPETLDWRNPAWVKFQRFREDSLAEFAHEMTTHARNCRPGIAVTHQFSPVLHGWFLGQSSGIASASDYASGDFYGGVLQQRFGCKLFQAYSRRIPYEFMTSRCVNLHDHTSTKSDEELFLHAATTLANGGAYFFIDAINPDGTLSRPFYERLGRIVARLEPFRKRVAELRPSLRAEVGLYFSMASCVSEEKNGTPLARLHESNANNMGIRQNATLDEVLGTAEILNRLHIPYRVVTDETKELAGFRAIIVNRAVFMTPEETGRLREFVRNGGTLIATGKTSLCRRNGESSGNFALADLFNVDYTGEDAGVVSYLAAGEEQLFTRGLPAPLAKARERAEVKGVVSLPDFPPGDPEQYASIHSDPPGRTTEFAGWVEHTYGSGKAVWLYSGLLALRQYSQQSFGEQLFTQLLPPFLIRSENFPPGAELTLLESEKKEQFLLGVVNHQPVLPVIPLRDVKLTIKFPAVPVRVRRVSDGGEHPFEFRDGELTIALKRLEHIELFEIEVKHV; this is encoded by the coding sequence ATGAAAACATTGTTCGACTGTTATTCGCGCATCCTGATCGACAACCACATCACCGACCTCAGGCCGGAATATATGGCAAAGTTCGATCCGGAACATTACGCAGCAATGATCCGCCTCGCCGGAATCGAATCCGCCATGGTCTACGCAAGTGACCACAACGGCAACTGTTACTACCCGTCGAAGGTCGGCCATGTGCATGCCAGCTGCCGTGGACGCGACCTCTTCGGAGAAACGGTAAAACGGCTCGCCGGAGCCGGAATCGTGCCGGTGGCCTATCATACGCTCGTTTATCAGAACGAACCCGCGGCACGGCATCCGGAATGGCGAATCCGCTCCATCACCGGCGAAGAGCCCTCCGGACGCTACCGGTTCTGCTGCCCGAACCATCCGGAGTACCGGGAGTTCTGCCGACAGCAGATCGCCGAGATCCTCGCTTACGACGTGGCCGGAATCTTCCTCGACATGACGTTTTGGCCGCAGATCTGCGCCTGCAGTTCGTGCCGGGCAAAATACGGAGCCCCCCTGCCGGAGACGCTCGACTGGCGCAATCCGGCCTGGGTGAAATTCCAGCGCTTCCGGGAGGACTCCCTCGCGGAATTCGCTCATGAGATGACGACCCACGCCCGGAACTGCCGTCCCGGCATCGCGGTAACCCATCAGTTTTCGCCGGTGCTGCACGGCTGGTTCCTGGGACAGAGTTCCGGAATCGCGAGCGCCAGCGATTACGCGTCGGGCGACTTCTACGGCGGCGTACTCCAGCAGCGGTTCGGCTGCAAACTCTTCCAGGCATACAGCCGCCGAATCCCGTATGAATTCATGACCTCACGCTGCGTGAACCTGCACGACCACACCTCGACCAAGTCGGATGAGGAGCTGTTTCTCCACGCCGCGACCACGCTGGCCAACGGCGGCGCCTATTTCTTCATCGACGCGATCAACCCGGACGGTACCCTGTCGCGGCCCTTCTACGAGCGGCTGGGCCGGATCGTCGCCCGGCTTGAACCCTTCCGCAAACGCGTGGCGGAGCTGCGGCCGTCGCTGCGGGCGGAGGTCGGGCTCTACTTCTCGATGGCCAGCTGCGTCAGCGAAGAGAAGAACGGCACTCCGCTTGCCCGGCTCCACGAGAGCAATGCGAACAATATGGGTATCCGCCAGAACGCGACGCTCGACGAGGTGCTCGGAACGGCCGAGATACTGAATCGGCTGCATATACCGTACCGGGTCGTCACCGATGAGACAAAGGAGCTCGCCGGTTTTCGGGCGATCATCGTAAACCGGGCGGTCTTCATGACGCCGGAGGAGACCGGACGCCTGCGCGAATTCGTCAGGAACGGCGGAACGCTGATCGCGACCGGCAAAACCTCGCTCTGCCGCCGCAACGGGGAAAGCAGCGGGAATTTCGCGCTGGCCGATCTCTTCAATGTCGACTATACCGGAGAGGATGCCGGGGTCGTCAGCTATCTCGCCGCAGGGGAAGAACAGCTCTTCACCCGCGGGCTCCCGGCGCCGCTTGCAAAAGCGAGAGAGCGGGCGGAAGTCAAGGGGGTTGTTTCGCTCCCCGATTTTCCGCCCGGCGACCCGGAACAGTACGCATCGATTCACTCCGACCCGCCCGGGCGGACAACGGAATTCGCCGGCTGGGTTGAACACACGTACGGCAGCGGGAAAGCGGTCTGGCTCTACTCCGGACTGCTGGCGCTCCGTCAGTACTCCCAGCAGTCGTTCGGAGAACAGCTGTTCACACAACTGCTGCCGCCCTTCCTGATCCGTTCGGAGAATTTCCCGCCCGGCGCGGAACTGACCCTGCTCGAAAGCGAAAAGAAGGAACAGTTCCTGCTCGGAGTGGTCAACCATCAGCCCGTGTTGCCGGTGATTCCGCTGCGCGACGTGAAACTGACGATAAAATTCCCGGCCGTTCCGGTCCGGGTCCGCCGCGTCTCGGACGGAGGGGAGCATCCGTTCGAATTCCGAGACGGAGAGCTTACCATCGCGCTGAAACGGCTCGAACACATTGAATTATTTGAAATCGAGGTGAAACATGTCTGA
- a CDS encoding class I mannose-6-phosphate isomerase, whose translation MSELRETFEANGGIFRLTPAWVPRSFCIPGRRIKLHPDDYYALGSERGGIDERWLGSTTPADNGPQTAPNEGVSHIAGCGGSLIPLTEAVAELGAELIGERLWNEYHAWPVYSKFFDNLGPLPHHIHHREEHAKRVGRRGKPECYYFPPQLNNHGGRFPYTFFGFEPGTTKEQVRECLANFSRGDNKITNLSKAYRLEPGTGWDVPPGVLHAPGSLCTYEPQFASDVYAMYQSLTDDRPVPEELLWKDCPPEKRGDVDYLIEVIDWELNVDPDFAAHRFMRPVPVKNPVPGSSEKWICYRSDAVSAKELTVLPGAEAVIRDEAAYGLIMMQGYGTLNGMPLETPAMIRFGEQTCDEYFVSEAAARCGVRIRNRSHAEPLVMLKHFGPENPEWRTAFPPGR comes from the coding sequence ATGTCTGAACTCAGAGAGACCTTCGAGGCGAACGGCGGAATCTTCCGGCTGACACCGGCCTGGGTGCCGCGCTCCTTCTGCATTCCCGGGAGGCGAATCAAGCTGCATCCCGATGACTATTACGCGCTCGGAAGTGAACGCGGCGGAATCGACGAACGCTGGCTCGGCAGCACGACTCCCGCCGACAACGGCCCGCAGACCGCCCCGAACGAGGGCGTCAGCCACATCGCCGGCTGCGGCGGATCGCTCATTCCTCTGACTGAAGCGGTCGCGGAACTCGGCGCGGAACTGATCGGCGAACGGCTCTGGAACGAATACCATGCCTGGCCGGTCTACTCCAAGTTCTTCGACAACCTCGGCCCTCTGCCACACCACATCCACCATCGGGAGGAACACGCGAAACGGGTCGGCCGGCGGGGCAAGCCGGAATGCTACTACTTTCCGCCCCAGCTCAACAATCACGGCGGCCGTTTCCCGTACACCTTCTTCGGTTTCGAGCCGGGAACGACGAAAGAGCAGGTGCGTGAATGCCTTGCAAACTTCTCCCGGGGCGACAACAAAATCACGAACCTCTCCAAAGCCTACCGGCTCGAGCCGGGGACCGGCTGGGACGTGCCGCCGGGTGTGCTGCACGCGCCGGGCAGCCTCTGCACTTACGAACCCCAGTTCGCCAGCGACGTCTATGCGATGTATCAGTCGCTGACGGACGACCGTCCTGTCCCGGAAGAACTGCTCTGGAAAGACTGTCCGCCGGAGAAGCGGGGCGACGTCGATTACCTGATCGAAGTGATCGACTGGGAGCTGAATGTGGATCCCGATTTCGCAGCGCACCGCTTTATGCGTCCGGTTCCTGTGAAGAACCCGGTACCGGGCAGCTCGGAGAAATGGATCTGCTACCGTTCCGACGCAGTTTCCGCCAAAGAGCTGACCGTGCTTCCCGGCGCGGAGGCCGTCATCCGGGACGAAGCCGCCTACGGGCTGATCATGATGCAAGGCTACGGGACGCTGAACGGCATGCCGCTCGAAACACCGGCGATGATCCGCTTCGGCGAACAGACCTGCGACGAATATTTCGTTTCGGAAGCAGCCGCCCGGTGCGGAGTCCGGATCAGGAACCGTTCCCATGCCGAACCGCTCGTCATGCTCAAACATTTCGGCCCGGAAAACCCGGAGTGGCGGACCGCCTTTCCGCCGGGCCGGTGA
- a CDS encoding type II secretion system protein, which translates to MQNPKNKFTLIELLVVIAIIAILASMLLPALNKARGSSYRASCLSKLSNLGKQVMFYCGDNNDIMPLTKTNYDGGWFFGGNPGAGTAPGTLAPYFGTPLYYYIGKSGEMHCPADNRQNSNQYFYYKSFSYGLNISVCGSLNDPTESQRGPFKLQRYRERKVVAFDCAGDTPSETTVSNNQHQFYGYWQQKSKQEIYHDGGANKLFTDGSAGWWRAAEDVAYTPAHKRYVVEFE; encoded by the coding sequence ATGCAGAACCCGAAAAACAAGTTTACCCTGATCGAACTCCTCGTCGTCATCGCCATCATCGCAATCCTGGCCTCCATGCTGCTCCCCGCCCTCAATAAGGCACGCGGCAGTTCTTACCGCGCTTCCTGTCTGTCCAAGCTCAGCAATCTGGGCAAACAGGTCATGTTCTACTGCGGGGACAACAACGACATCATGCCTCTGACCAAGACAAACTACGACGGCGGCTGGTTCTTCGGCGGCAATCCCGGAGCAGGAACCGCTCCGGGTACGCTGGCACCCTATTTCGGTACGCCGCTCTATTATTACATCGGCAAAAGCGGCGAAATGCACTGCCCGGCCGACAACCGACAGAATTCCAATCAGTATTTTTATTACAAATCCTTTTCCTACGGCCTGAATATTTCGGTCTGCGGCAGCCTGAACGACCCGACGGAAAGCCAGCGCGGCCCTTTCAAACTCCAGCGTTACCGGGAGCGGAAAGTGGTCGCCTTCGATTGCGCCGGAGACACGCCGAGCGAAACGACAGTCTCCAATAACCAGCATCAGTTTTACGGTTACTGGCAGCAGAAGAGCAAGCAGGAAATCTACCATGACGGCGGAGCCAACAAGCTCTTCACCGACGGCAGCGCAGGCTGGTGGAGAGCAGCCGAAGATGTAGCCTACACACCGGCCCACAAGCGGTATGTCGTGGAATTTGAGTGA